GTCGGCTTTCGCTTTGCTGTTGATCCGCAATCGAGTCGATGTAGACCACATCATCACTAACGGTAACGGTGCCTTTAGGAAGAGACTTAATCTGAAAACGCCCCTCAGTGATGCCGATATCGCCGGTTAAACTGAATAGGGTCGGCGCCCAAATTAGGTTGAGCTGTGGTGATGATTTAACTTGCACCATTGGCGGATAGAGCAGATCAAGTTCGTTGCCTGAGATCTTGGCTTCGGCAGCAAACCCTTGAATCCAATAGAGTCGACCAGTGACATCAGCAAGTCCTTCGCCAACGAGGGTAGTGCCATCAAAGTCGGCAGTGTTGCCATTAAAGTTGAGGCGCAGTTGCAGCTGGTCTAATTCAGTTGGGTTGATATGGGCGCGAGCACTGCCATCCTTTAGCGACAATTCGCCATGGATAAGTGGTTGTTTTACTGTGCCGGCTATCTCAACTTGGCCATCTAAGCGAGCACTGGCGCCATCCGCTAAGGCGGGGATTAATGCCAGAAATGGCGCTAAATCAATATTATCGCTATCAAACAGACCCTTTAATGCATAGGGCGCTTTGCGACCCAAAAGAATGCCAGCCTCCATCGATTGTTTTTCGTTTACCACCAATTTGGAGTTGAACGCAAACCCATCCGGCTGCAGCTCAACGGTGGTATAAGATTGTTGCCAAGCAATGGCTTGTGCTTGCAGTCCCATATCCCGTTGTAACTCTAAGCGGCCATTGTCGTCGTTAAGGGAGACATTGAGACGGGGATCTTGGTTCGGTACCCAACCCAAGGTCAGTTCGCCGCTCATCTGGCTCTGCAGCGATAGCCGCTGTGGTAGCAGTGGTTTCAACAACTGCGCCATATCTGCATTGATATCCCATGCCATCGCCCCGCGCTGACCAATAAGCGATGGGCCGCGAGAACAGAGCTCGGTGCCACGAGTTAACCAGCAGTGCTGATCAACAATCGCTTCCTGTTTATCGATATCAACGGTTAATCCAACCAGATGATTAAGGCTTAGCCCCCACTCACCTTGGGCAACATTGGCGTGGATAAGTCCACCGAGCCACTTTTGTTGCTCTGGGTAGTAGTTGCCACCAACGCCAATGGATATCTTGCTGTCGCCTTTTGTATCAACGGTTAACTCTTGTCGTTCGGTTGAGCCTATAAAGTGGGCGTTGGTTCTCCCCAACGGTTGACCGGCAACGATCAGAGTATTGGCTGACAGCAACACATCGGCACTGTGTTGATTGAGCGGATGGTAAGTAGCTGCGATTGAGGCTTTGTTTAGGCTGTGTTGTTCAAAGCTGATGCGATTGGTTTCAGTAAAAATCTCAAACTGCGGGTTATCTGCCTGGCCACTGAGGGTGAAGTTGGCGACAATATCCCCTTCAAGTTGCGGTAACCACTGTTGCAGTTGCTCCGCCCTCAGCTGACCTTCCAGCTGCCAGTTGTCACCAACTAAACCACCATCAAGTTGCAGTTGGGTGTCGTTCAGCTCGACCACCAGTTGCTCAGCGCTGGCTTGCCATTGCGAGTTAAGCTTGGTGTTGCCGGTTAACCTTAGCGGATATTGCTGCCATGCACCGTGCAGTTCAGCTTGTTGCAGCTCAACCTGCCAGTCGTCGAGTTGGCGGTAGTAACCGTTTGAATTGGCATGGCCTGACAGCTGCAGCGGAGTATTGGCATGGAGTGATGTGAGGTCAAGGTTATCGGTGTTGATCCCCAGTTGCCAATGGATGCCGTTATTGAGATCGAGCTGGCCACGACCGCTGGCTTGGCCTAGGCCGCCAGCGATGCTGGCTTGATGCAGGGTAATAACCTTGTCTTGGTGGCTAGCGCTGATAAGTGCACTGGTTTGAGGGTAGCCAACAACAGTGATGTTACCGCTGCCTTTGATGGTCTGTTGGTGAAGATCTCCCGAGGCGCTCAATACCAACTCTTCACCACGGTAAAGGGGATCGCCAGTAAGTGGCCAGTGGACCTTATTGGCAACCACATTGGCGCTAAAAGGCAGCGCTGCTTGGGTTAAATCTAATGCGCCGCTGATAACGCCTTGCCATTCGCCTCGGGTACTAGCGGCAATCTCAAGTTGTTGCAAACTGTTATCGACATGGCCTTCAAAGGCAATCCCTTCAAACTCAAGTGCCCAAGGTAGTTTCGCTAAAACCCCTTCCAAGGTGGCGTTAATCGGGTAACCCTGCTGGAACACCATAGTGGCTTCGCCTGCTACCGTTGCCCAATCGTGGTTGAGGTCGAACTGTTGCAGCGACAGGGTACTGTGGTGCCAAAACCCTTTCAGTGCGAGATGAGAGAATTGTTGTTCCAGTTCACCGGTTTGCACATACCCTTGGCGAATGGTGATGTCGTCAACATCAATGGCGAAAGGTAGGTCCACCGGAGGCAGATCGGCAAGTGGACCACCGTTATCACGGTTTACGTTTGTTGCGACCGTTGTTTGATTGACAGCGGTGGAGGTATCGCGCTTAGGTGGCAGGACGTAGCTGAAATTATCCGCTTCAGTATTGTCTAACCACAGTCGTTTCGAGCCAAGAAATAACTCGGTATCTAAACGACTTGCAGCAATGGTCATATCACCAATAAGCACTTTAATATTAGTAATATTGGCCTGTTTCACATTGATATCAAAGGGCAAACTGATGCCTTGGTAATCGTTGTCAGCAGTAGTGCTCTCGATAGGTTCCTGTTGCTTATCGCCTGTTGGCTTCGGCTCGCCGTTTGGCGCAGTGTCGTCGGAATGCAACGGCACTATCACCTCAACCCCATTGGCGGTTAACCCGTTGGCGCAAAGTTCACCTTGAAATAGACAACCAAGGCGCCAATCCAAGGCCGCCTCCTTAAGGCGTACCGTGACCATTGGTAACTCTAAATCGAAATTTGATATAGCGAAACCACGGCTTAAGGTGCCGCTTTGGTAGTTCAGCGATACCATTGGTACTAGTTTATCGATACCGAACAGCAATATACGGCTGCCCATCGGTGTGCCGACCAGTAAGGCGATCACAATCAGCAAGGTCACCGGAATAAGGCTAAATCGAAACAACCAAGCGCGAATCATAACTCCGCTCCAATGGTTATGTGCAATCGATATGGTGGATCGTCTTCAGTGAAGCCATAACCGAGATCTAAGCGCAGTGGACCGATAGGGGAGATCCAGTGGATGCCGAGGCCAACAGAGCCAGCCCAATCGATATCTTTTTGATGACTTTCGTTAAAGGCGCTACCGCCATCAAGAAACGTCGCCGCTCGCCATTTATCAGAAAGATAATATTGGTATTCAACACTCGCAGTGGCGAGGTAACGACCACCAACGACTTTTTTAGTGCCATCTTCGGTGGTTATCGTCGGCGCCAAGCTTTGGTATGAATAGCCCCGCACTGTTTGGTCACCACCGGCGAAGAAGCGCAACGACGGGGCCAGCTGTTGCACCGACTCATCGCTGACGTTGTTGTAGCCTAAGTCCAACCGGCTGGTAAAACGTTGTCGGTCGAATGGTGAAGCAACAAAACGCCATTGACCACGCAAGCGAGTGGTTGCTTCCGCATCGGAATCGATAGGGCTGCCGTGCTCGATGGTATAGAGCTGGCGGAAACCACTGCTTGGATCCAAGGTTGGGCCACGACGAGTGGTTTTATTGAAGCTGATCCCCGGCAAGAGGTAATCCGATGTAGTGCTTATGCCGGCTTGGTCCCAGCTTTCGTTGAGGTAACGAATAAAATAGCGCCGCGTCCAGCCGCCACCTAATACGGTTTTGCGAGAGATGCTGAGCTGGGTTTGTTGGCTTTCTAGATCACCAAACTCTTCTTTACCAAAGCTACTGCCTAACTGGAGGATGTCGTTGAGGGGGTGATCCAGTGGGATTCGATACTCAAACGACAGCTCTGGGTTGACCTTAGATATCTCCAACCGAGTCTCTTGAGAGTGACCGTAGCGGTTGACCTGTGGCGTTCGCCAGGTAATTGAAACTCGGCCCTCGGTATCGGTTGAGTAGCCAGCACCAAGCTCAAATGAATGGCTCGGGCTAGGGGAGAGTTCAACGTCGATAGGGATCTGCCCGCCTTTGCTGCGTTGTGGCTGCGGGAATACCTTTACTTCTTTAAAGTAACCTGAGCTTAGCAATGTGCCGGTAAAGTCACTGACTTGGTCGTTGTGATAGGGCTCATTGGGTTTAAATTGCACCATAGAGAACAGCAGATCATCCTCCAAATCGAACGGGGCAAAGTTAACCTCGCCAAAGGTGTAGCGCTGATTGCTGTCGTAGACCAGCACCAGTTCCGCTTGGTACTTGTCACGATCTATCGCAATCCGTTGCGTCACCATGCTGCCATCAAAATAGCCACGAATAAGACCAAGGCTAACCAGATCGCTCTTCAGCGTTTCATATTTGCCGTGATGAACTACGTCGCCCTTGGCAATCTTGGCGCGCTTGAGCCGGAGTTTAAAGGCAGGGTCACTCTTGGCGGCGCCGCGAATTTGAATCGATACCTTGCGGTAACGCATCGGTTCACCAGGAGTTATTTGTAGTGATAGCTGCCATGGTGAGACATCGCGATTTAAACTGGCGTCTATCTGGCCACGGTAATACCCTAACGCCTGCATCGCTTGTTGGATATCTTCTTGGTAGGAGAATAGGAATGTGGCGCGTTCGGCACTGCTTTCGGGCAGGTTCTTCAGGTGAGCATCGATGTTTTCCGCTAAGGCGCCTTTGACGCCGTTAACCTCGATGACGAGAAATTCATTATCATCATTGATGGCGTTGGCTACTCGCTCGCCCAATTTACGGCCACCTTCGCCTGCGGTCTCAATTACCTTTTCGGTCTTTTCGACTACCGTTGTGGCTGGGTTGATGATTACCCCTTCAATCACGGCTTTTGACGCGCTTTTGGTACCAGTACCGATGCTCTTCAATGTCTCTTTGGATGCATCAGCGGTTTTTTGGAGGATATTTCGTTCATCTGCTATTTGCTGCGCCTCATCGGCACGGATATCTGCACTAAACAAGATCAAAAATATAAGGCCAAGAATGCCTCGGTAGTGCAGCAATGGATGACTCCTTGTCTGGTTGATCGTACGACAATCGAAACAACCGCAGGGGTTGGCAAATAGTTTGGCCATTTTAGGGTGTTATTGGTTGCGCGCAAACTGCTACAGCTGATAAATGTAGATAAATTGCTGTTTAAACCAAATAAGAGAGCTTATGAAGTCGTCAATTTCGGTATGCGTTATCGCAAGCTTGCTGTCGATCGCTCCGGTGTGGGCCGAACAACCTATTGCCTTAGCGCTTCATGGCGGTGCTGGCACTATATCACCAGAAAACTTAACCCCAGCAAAACAGCAGCAGATTGAGGCAGCATTGGACGAGGCGCTCCAAGCGGGTTATCGCTTGCTTAACCATGGAGGCAGTGCTGTTGATGCGGTTGAGGCGACCATTCTCGTGTTAGAGGATTCACCATTGTTTAATGCTGGTAAAGGGGCGGTCTACAGCTGGGATGAATCCCATCAGCTAGATGCTTCATTAATGAGTGGTCAAGGCCGCCAGGCAGGGGCGGTAGCGGGCGTACAGCGGGTCAAAAATCCGATTAAGGCCGCGCGAGCGGTAATGGATGACTCCCCCCATGTGCTACTCAGCGGTAGTGGCGCCGATACCTTTGCCGAGCGGCAAGGACTGGAGTTAGTCAGCAACAGCTATTTTGATACCGAGCAGCGGCTACAGAGCTTGCAGCGAGCGAAGCAGAAGATTATCGAGCAAACTAAATCGTTACATCAAGCCAATTGGGATAAGTTGCCACTGCAATATCGAAGCGGCACCGTTGGTGCGGTAGCGCTAGATCGCAATGGCAACCTAGCTGCTGGAACCAGCACAGGCGGCATGACTGCGAAGCGTTTTGGCCGTATTGGTGATTCCCCCATTATTGGCGCAGGTACCTTTGCCGACAACCGCAGCTGTGCGGTTTCGGCTACAGGTCATGGCGAGTATTTCATTCGCTATAATGTCGCGGCTGATATCTGTGCTCGAGTTGAATACCAACAGGTAAGCGCTGCCGTGTCGGCCAATCAGGTAATTAACAAGGTGCTGGTGGATGCCGGCGCCGATGGCGGCGTAGTGGTGGTGGACCCTCAAGGTAACGTAGCCTCACCATTTAATAGTAAAGGGATGTATCGAGCCAGTATTGATGGCGCTGGCCGTAAGATTATCGCTATCTGGGAAGAACCGCTGGTGAATGAGGCTATTCGCCGGTAAATCAGACTAAGACAATCGACTTTTGTAGTAACGGGATCTAAACAATTCAAGACTATAGTTACTTAACAGTAACGATACGAGGTGGTGTATGGAATCAGTAAAAGTGCGTGATTATATGACGAAGCACCCAGTAGCCTTATCTAAGACCATGTCGATTGATAGTGCGGTTGAGACGTTGCTGCAAGCGGCTCAAAGTGGTGCGCCCGTTGTCGACGCGGAGCAAAATTTACTTGGGTTTGTATCGGAACAAGAGCTGTTGTCGGTCATGCTTAAAAGCACCTATCACTGCGATCTTCACGCCACCGTTGCCGACGTAATGCGTACCGATGTTGTTACCGCCAATGTTGATGATTCTGTGTTGACGTTGGCGGAGCAGATGCTTGATGCCAAGCCTAAGATCTATCCGGTGGTAGAGGGGACACGCTTAATCGGCATGATTAATCGTAGTCGGGTGTTGTTGGCACTAAATACGCATATGCAGCAATGTTATCGCAATAGTGCTTAAAACATATGCAACTCATTGGTAAAACAAGGCGCAACCTGATTTATCGCTGAATCTGGTTGCGCTTTTTATTAGAATCAGAAAATACATTGATCGTTAGGACGCAAGGAATGAAAGACCAAGTCTGGATGCAGCTCCGTGAAGAAGCGAAAGTCGTTACCCAAAACGAACCGCTGCTGACCAGTTACGTGCACACCTGTATTTTGAGCCACAAGAGCTTAGGTGGTGCCTTGAGCTTTATCTTATCCAACAAAATTTCCGATGAAGTGATGTCGTCGGCGGTGGTAAGAGAGCTACTCGAAGAAGCGTACGCTAACGATCCTTCCATTATTGCTAATGCCGCATTTGATATCGATGCGGTATTCCATCGTGATCCGGCCATCAAGAAGCAACTCACCATCTTGCTGCACCTTAAGGGCTTTCAGTCATTACAGGTACATCGTTTGGCACATTACCTATGGAATAACGGTCGTGAGTCGTTGGCGCTGTTTATCCAAAGCCGTAACTCTGAAGTATTTGGCTTGGATATCCACCCTGCGGCGACGATTGGCAAAGGTGTGATGTTTGACCACGCGACCGGTATTGTAGTTGGTGAGACAGCGGTCATTGAAGATAATGTCTCGATTCTGCAATCTGTGACCTTAGGCGGTACCGGTAATGAGTCTGGTGATCGCCATCCTAAGATCCGCAGTGGGGTTATGATTGGCGCTGGCGCCAAGGTGTTGGGTAACATCGAAGTAGGCGAGGGTGCTAAGATTGGTGCCGGCTCAGTGGTACTGGATGCGATCCCGCCGCACGTCACCGTTGTTGGCGTGCCTGCCCGGATTGTTGGCCGTCCGGCATGCTCACAACCATGTGAAACCATGGAGCAAAACTTTCTTTGTGACGGCATCTAGTAGAGTTAGTTGCTGTGATTTAAAGGATAAAAAGAGCGCAATATGCGCTCTTTTTTAATGCTGTGTACCAATTAAGTGTTGTTCTTTCTAATACAGTTAAAGCACCGGCTAGGCGAGTCCCGATACAAAGGGTTAAGCAATGCCGTCGCTACCGCGACAGAGTCCCCTAAAAGCAACGAAAACGGTGAAGCTGAAGGCTTAAGATAAACTTCAACAGCTAACTACGACCCAGACTTTTTAATGCTGTGATTATAGCGGGAAGGTATTGGTGAGCACCTTATATAATTCGGTACCTTGCTGGGCGTTGGCGCTGGCAAAGTGCAGGACTGGAATAGCGTCGCAGGGAAGGGTGACATCCTCATGAATTGGACCCGTTTGCCCCAGCTTATGGTAATGCCAGATCCGGGCAATGGGCTCTCCTTGAATCAGTGGTTGGCCCAGCTCACCTAAGTATTCCACCTGGCCACCGGATGGGCTGTAGAGCGAACGATAGTCTTTCAATAAGCAGGCGTGCTGGGTTACGACTTCCGGTTGGTGAGTACCGTCGTCCCAACAGCCGTGTTGCTCGAGGTAACTGGCGATCCCAAGGGCGTCTTGTTGTGCTTGGCTTGGGTTCAGTAGTTCTTGTGAGCCGAGCTCTAAGGTAAAGGCTTCAACCATTATTGGAAAATCACGGCCTAAGCGCTTAAAGGTTTGGCTTAGCTGCCACCACGGACTGAATGCCGCTTCGTCTAACGCTCCACCAAAATCTGCCGGCATTATGATGTTTAACGGAATGTTAAAGCGCTTAGCTTGATGCCGAGCAAACTCTGGCACATAAAGGTGCCGATCTGAGATTGGCCCAGTATGCAGATCTAAGACGATATCGGCTTCTGTAGCTAATCGTTGTAGGCTGGTCGCCATCTGCTGGCCGGTCTTTAATCCCCACGGGGACTGCAAGCGATGATTGAGTTGCTGTAATAGCAGCTGTTGAAAGGCCGCTTTAACACGGTTTTCTGGTGTATAGATATTCTGTTGAGCAAAGGCGCGAATAGCATCAGCATCAAAATGATACTGGCGGTTCCAGTTGTCACCACTGATCGGATCGAATCGCCCTAAAGTAAATTCACCACTCTTTTGATTGATCCCGATCGGATTTGCCATCGGTACGATAACAAAGTTGCCCTTGGGCGCGTTATCTCGGCACAGTTGCAGGAAGCGTTCGATCACGGCATTGCCTTGGATCTCAGCACCAT
The genomic region above belongs to Ferrimonas lipolytica and contains:
- a CDS encoding translocation/assembly module TamB domain-containing protein, coding for MIRAWLFRFSLIPVTLLIVIALLVGTPMGSRILLFGIDKLVPMVSLNYQSGTLSRGFAISNFDLELPMVTVRLKEAALDWRLGCLFQGELCANGLTANGVEVIVPLHSDDTAPNGEPKPTGDKQQEPIESTTADNDYQGISLPFDINVKQANITNIKVLIGDMTIAASRLDTELFLGSKRLWLDNTEADNFSYVLPPKRDTSTAVNQTTVATNVNRDNGGPLADLPPVDLPFAIDVDDITIRQGYVQTGELEQQFSHLALKGFWHHSTLSLQQFDLNHDWATVAGEATMVFQQGYPINATLEGVLAKLPWALEFEGIAFEGHVDNSLQQLEIAASTRGEWQGVISGALDLTQAALPFSANVVANKVHWPLTGDPLYRGEELVLSASGDLHQQTIKGSGNITVVGYPQTSALISASHQDKVITLHQASIAGGLGQASGRGQLDLNNGIHWQLGINTDNLDLTSLHANTPLQLSGHANSNGYYRQLDDWQVELQQAELHGAWQQYPLRLTGNTKLNSQWQASAEQLVVELNDTQLQLDGGLVGDNWQLEGQLRAEQLQQWLPQLEGDIVANFTLSGQADNPQFEIFTETNRISFEQHSLNKASIAATYHPLNQHSADVLLSANTLIVAGQPLGRTNAHFIGSTERQELTVDTKGDSKISIGVGGNYYPEQQKWLGGLIHANVAQGEWGLSLNHLVGLTVDIDKQEAIVDQHCWLTRGTELCSRGPSLIGQRGAMAWDINADMAQLLKPLLPQRLSLQSQMSGELTLGWVPNQDPRLNVSLNDDNGRLELQRDMGLQAQAIAWQQSYTTVELQPDGFAFNSKLVVNEKQSMEAGILLGRKAPYALKGLFDSDNIDLAPFLALIPALADGASARLDGQVEIAGTVKQPLIHGELSLKDGSARAHINPTELDQLQLRLNFNGNTADFDGTTLVGEGLADVTGRLYWIQGFAAEAKISGNELDLLYPPMVQVKSSPQLNLIWAPTLFSLTGDIGITEGRFQIKSLPKGTVTVSDDVVYIDSIADQQQSESRRTTLDLSINIAEGLTTDALGLTGALGGELKVRQLPTQPIQVFGALDLKDGRFNAYGQRLSINRGKVTFNGPPTLPNLDVEAVREIDSEDLTVGVRVTGVPKAPKLTLFASRSMEQQEILSYLVRGQGLSSDGDSSLWATAAVSLGVGTTGGLVSTIGEELGLRDVKLDAEGSGDDTQVTVSGYIGNKLYIKYGVDVFGEGLSELTVRYYLLQRLWLEAVSEISKEEPEDSLDIYYLFEIE
- a CDS encoding autotransporter assembly complex protein TamA, which codes for MLHYRGILGLIFLILFSADIRADEAQQIADERNILQKTADASKETLKSIGTGTKSASKAVIEGVIINPATTVVEKTEKVIETAGEGGRKLGERVANAINDDNEFLVIEVNGVKGALAENIDAHLKNLPESSAERATFLFSYQEDIQQAMQALGYYRGQIDASLNRDVSPWQLSLQITPGEPMRYRKVSIQIRGAAKSDPAFKLRLKRAKIAKGDVVHHGKYETLKSDLVSLGLIRGYFDGSMVTQRIAIDRDKYQAELVLVYDSNQRYTFGEVNFAPFDLEDDLLFSMVQFKPNEPYHNDQVSDFTGTLLSSGYFKEVKVFPQPQRSKGGQIPIDVELSPSPSHSFELGAGYSTDTEGRVSITWRTPQVNRYGHSQETRLEISKVNPELSFEYRIPLDHPLNDILQLGSSFGKEEFGDLESQQTQLSISRKTVLGGGWTRRYFIRYLNESWDQAGISTTSDYLLPGISFNKTTRRGPTLDPSSGFRQLYTIEHGSPIDSDAEATTRLRGQWRFVASPFDRQRFTSRLDLGYNNVSDESVQQLAPSLRFFAGGDQTVRGYSYQSLAPTITTEDGTKKVVGGRYLATASVEYQYYLSDKWRAATFLDGGSAFNESHQKDIDWAGSVGLGIHWISPIGPLRLDLGYGFTEDDPPYRLHITIGAEL
- a CDS encoding isoaspartyl peptidase/L-asparaginase family protein; translated protein: MKSSISVCVIASLLSIAPVWAEQPIALALHGGAGTISPENLTPAKQQQIEAALDEALQAGYRLLNHGGSAVDAVEATILVLEDSPLFNAGKGAVYSWDESHQLDASLMSGQGRQAGAVAGVQRVKNPIKAARAVMDDSPHVLLSGSGADTFAERQGLELVSNSYFDTEQRLQSLQRAKQKIIEQTKSLHQANWDKLPLQYRSGTVGAVALDRNGNLAAGTSTGGMTAKRFGRIGDSPIIGAGTFADNRSCAVSATGHGEYFIRYNVAADICARVEYQQVSAAVSANQVINKVLVDAGADGGVVVVDPQGNVASPFNSKGMYRASIDGAGRKIIAIWEEPLVNEAIRR
- a CDS encoding CBS domain-containing protein; translated protein: MESVKVRDYMTKHPVALSKTMSIDSAVETLLQAAQSGAPVVDAEQNLLGFVSEQELLSVMLKSTYHCDLHATVADVMRTDVVTANVDDSVLTLAEQMLDAKPKIYPVVEGTRLIGMINRSRVLLALNTHMQQCYRNSA
- the cysE gene encoding serine O-acetyltransferase codes for the protein MKDQVWMQLREEAKVVTQNEPLLTSYVHTCILSHKSLGGALSFILSNKISDEVMSSAVVRELLEEAYANDPSIIANAAFDIDAVFHRDPAIKKQLTILLHLKGFQSLQVHRLAHYLWNNGRESLALFIQSRNSEVFGLDIHPAATIGKGVMFDHATGIVVGETAVIEDNVSILQSVTLGGTGNESGDRHPKIRSGVMIGAGAKVLGNIEVGEGAKIGAGSVVLDAIPPHVTVVGVPARIVGRPACSQPCETMEQNFLCDGI
- a CDS encoding succinylglutamate desuccinylase/aspartoacylase domain-containing protein, translating into MQMVLSELIVGQQPSGEPAKVPLIRFKNGDGPRVYIQANIHGAEIQGNAVIERFLQLCRDNAPKGNFVIVPMANPIGINQKSGEFTLGRFDPISGDNWNRQYHFDADAIRAFAQQNIYTPENRVKAAFQQLLLQQLNHRLQSPWGLKTGQQMATSLQRLATEADIVLDLHTGPISDRHLYVPEFARHQAKRFNIPLNIIMPADFGGALDEAAFSPWWQLSQTFKRLGRDFPIMVEAFTLELGSQELLNPSQAQQDALGIASYLEQHGCWDDGTHQPEVVTQHACLLKDYRSLYSPSGGQVEYLGELGQPLIQGEPIARIWHYHKLGQTGPIHEDVTLPCDAIPVLHFASANAQQGTELYKVLTNTFPL